TTCTCGACGGGAGTTTCTTCCGTGCCCTGAAGGGCGTGCAGGATGTCGCGCAAGGGGGGATGCTGCTGAAACACGACCTCTTGAAAGTCGTTTTCAATCCCGGTGCGGACAAGCGCAGGAAGGAGGTTCCCGGCCAGGTCTTCACTGATCTTGTCAGCAAAGACACCGGAGGCGCCGGAACTACCTGTGCCCGCCGGTGTAAAGGCAGACGCGTAGACGCGGCTCAACTCCTCAAGTCTATCGAATCCAGTGGCTTCGGTCAAAGCATGCAGGCGGTCCCACTCCCGGAAAGCCACCGGCGTAGACACCCCCACGGAAGGCACCGCCATCACGCACGGCGTTGGCGGCAGGTCCGGGTAAGGCACCAACACTTCCCCCCGCGAAAGTCCCATGGACGTCCCTCCCAGAAGGAAAAGCGGTACGTCCGACCCAATCTCCCCCGCCAGCGTGAGGCGTTCCGGCCCGGAAAGCGCCTCGCCCAGCTCGCGCTCCAGCCCCAGCAGAGCAGCCACGGCGTTCGCGGAACCCGCACCCATCCCACCCTGGATCGGCAGGTTCTTCTGGATGTGGATCTTGACCTCGGCGGTGACTTTCATATGCTCCAATGCCGACAAAACCATGCGCCAGGCGGTGTTTTTCGCGCTGGCCGGGACAGCGGGGTGGTTCGACTCCAGGGAGATCTTCGTCTCCGCCGCGCGGGTCGCCGAAACCGTGACAACATCGTGCAGGGCCAGGGTCTGATAGAGCGTGCAGAGACCGTGAAACCCGTCCGGACGCGTGGGTCCGATGCGGAGGCCGAGATTGATCTTGGAAAACGAGCGGACATGAACGGGCATACCCCCTGATTGTAGAGATTTCCGGATGGAAGCAGTTCTTCCGACCTTCTTTTCGGCCCTCTAAACTACCGGCATCGAAAACCTTCCAGCCTTTTGACCTGCATTTTCGGAGATACTTCTTTCCGCTATCTCCGCGATTGCCTTAAGCGCATTCGTCTTCGAGATGCTGGAACCGAGCACTTTGGCGCGCTCCCGGTAGCTCGAATCGCGCAATACCTGCAAGACCGCATGGCGGATCTGTTCCCCTGTGGGAGCGCCAGTCTGCAGATCGATGCCCACACCGCTCCATCTCACCCGCGCGCATACCTGCGGCTTGTCCTCAGTCGCACCGGCCGTAACCACCGGAATGCCATAGCTCAGTGCCTGTTGGATACCGTTATAACCGCCATTCGTGACGAAGACGCTCGTTTTGGGAAGGATCAACTCATAGGGGAGATACGGTTCCACAATTGCGTTCTTTGTCGCAACAATCGTGTCCCTGGGACCACCGCCTGCGGTCACAACCACTTGAACGTCTTCACCGGAGAGACCGGCAAGCGCGGGATTTACCAGCTGATCGAAGTTGAAGTTCGCCAAAGTACCCTGCGTTACAAAGATCACAGGCCTGGAATCGTCCAGCCAGGGAACTTTCACCAACTCCTTCGATTGAGGCAGAATCGGCCCGACAAAACGCAGATTCGGTCGCCGGTTGTGCTGAGGGAACTCAAATTCCTCTGTGCCCATCTGGAGAAAGAGGTCTGGAAGGCTGTACATCGTATCGCCGAGCCTGAACCCACCGGGAACCTGGGCCCCAAGCTTCTGGAGCACTTCGTCGACATAGCGGTCCGCTGGCGCCCGCTCAACCTCCCATTTCCGATTGTCTTCGAGGTTCCGCCTGAGCCCGTCCGGTGTCTCGTCCGGTCCGGTCAGGATCGAAAAAGCAGGGTCGAGCCACATAGGGGCGGTCGTACCACAGGCGAATACGGGCGGCCGAGGCCCCTTGCGTAAGAGCAGAGGAAAAACTCCCCAGAAACCGACGTCCGTCAGAATGAGGTCAATCTTCTCCTCGTCAAGAATCTTGAGTAGGCCGCGATACTGATCCGGGATGCGGTCGCCAAGTAGATGCTTTACAGAAAGGAGAGACTGATCGAGCGGAGAGGTGGCGGTTCTCAAGCTCGGGATCAGTTCTCCCAGCTTGTGATAGTCGTAGTTGGCATTTCCCATGAGGGGAAGGAAGCGCAGATCGCGAGCCTTTGCTTTTTCACGATAGAAATCAGAACTATGGAAAAAGACGTCGTGCCCTTGTTGACGCAGAAATTCAGCGACAACCAACATCGGTCCGGCATGCCCCGCCAGGGGAAATGTTGCTACAAGTATCTTGCTCATACAGGAACTCCTTCACGGCCTCGGAAACTGTCCGTACCTCCATTGACACCAAGCGCCGCTCCTTATTCCTGCTCGTCTTCCTTCCATTCGGCTCTTTGTGCCCATTCTTTCGCGGCTTTTGCGAAAGGGTGGGGTCTCGATGCTGGCCCGACTGAGGATTCGGAGGTGACGAAGATCTAGAAGCGTAGCCTTCTCTTTGTCATCCCGTAGCGGAGCGAAGGGATCTGCTGTTTCCTGAAAAATCAGGCTGTGGGCTCCGCGACAACGGCATGAGTCCAAGACGCTCATATTTTCTGCAACCTTTTCGGCATACCCTTCGTCGAATGTTGTGTGGGCAGGAAAAGCCCATGCGCGACCGAGGGTCGCGAAATTCTTGATCCAGAGGATTCTGACGATGACGATCACTCGATTCAGCCCCCTTCATGACGTAGCCGTCCTGCAAAACCGCCTCAACTCCATCTTTTCCGACTTCGCCCGTCCCACGACGGGAGAGACCGAGAGTCTGAACTCCGGCTCCTTTACGCCGCCCGTGGATATCTACGAGGATCCGCAGAAGCTCGCGCTTCGCATTGAAGTTCCCGGCATCCGACCCGAAGATGTGGACATTCGTGTGGAGAACACGACATTGACCGTGCGTGGCGAACGCAAATTTGCCACAGAGGATAAGGAAGAGAACTTCCACCGTGTGGAGCGTCGCTACGGATCGTTTGTCCGCAGCTTTACCCTGCCCCAGACGCTGGACACCGAGCAGATCAAGGCGAACTACGAGCACGGTGTACTGACCCTCGAGCTTCCCAAGAAGCCTGAGGCGAAGCCGAAGCAGATCAAGATTGAGATCGGCACAGGCGCAAGCCCGAAACAGGTAGAAGCCGCAAAGTAACAAAACAGGAAGAAAGAAACAGAATGCGCGGTCTGTGGTCTCTCTGGGCCTGGCCGCGCATCTTTATATCAATTCGATTTTGGATCGAAAGAGGTCTACCGAACATGGCAATCAACTGGGAAAAGATGACAGTAAAATCGCAGGCCGCCCTGCAGGGTGCGGGGCAGCAGGCGACGGAGAACGGCAATCCGGAGATTCTGCCGCTGCACCTGATGGCGGCGCTGCTGGAAGACCGCGAGGGCATCGTCCTCCCCGTCCTCGAAAAGATCGGTGTACCGCCGCAACAACTTCTTTCGAATGTGAATGCTGCCATCGAGAAGCTGCCCAAGATCCAGGGAGCGCAGCAGTCGCCCTCCCTCGGCACCGCGCTGAACAAAGTTTTGGAGCAGGCCTTTAAAGAGGCACAGAACTTCAAGGATGAGTACGTCTCCACCGAGCACCTTCTGTTGGCGCTCGCGCAGGGCCGCAATGA
This genomic stretch from Terriglobus saanensis SP1PR4 harbors:
- a CDS encoding Hsp20/alpha crystallin family protein; the encoded protein is MTITRFSPLHDVAVLQNRLNSIFSDFARPTTGETESLNSGSFTPPVDIYEDPQKLALRIEVPGIRPEDVDIRVENTTLTVRGERKFATEDKEENFHRVERRYGSFVRSFTLPQTLDTEQIKANYEHGVLTLELPKKPEAKPKQIKIEIGTGASPKQVEAAK
- the ispE gene encoding 4-(cytidine 5'-diphospho)-2-C-methyl-D-erythritol kinase, with the protein product MPVHVRSFSKINLGLRIGPTRPDGFHGLCTLYQTLALHDVVTVSATRAAETKISLESNHPAVPASAKNTAWRMVLSALEHMKVTAEVKIHIQKNLPIQGGMGAGSANAVAALLGLERELGEALSGPERLTLAGEIGSDVPLFLLGGTSMGLSRGEVLVPYPDLPPTPCVMAVPSVGVSTPVAFREWDRLHALTEATGFDRLEELSRVYASAFTPAGTGSSGASGVFADKISEDLAGNLLPALVRTGIENDFQEVVFQQHPPLRDILHALQGTEETPVENRAVTAMLSGSGSSLFGLYRTEADAMAAQQRVLGQGTRAIVTSTLPRSLYWGTMFEEVEERAEKAVRA
- a CDS encoding glycosyltransferase, with the translated sequence MSKILVATFPLAGHAGPMLVVAEFLRQQGHDVFFHSSDFYREKAKARDLRFLPLMGNANYDYHKLGELIPSLRTATSPLDQSLLSVKHLLGDRIPDQYRGLLKILDEEKIDLILTDVGFWGVFPLLLRKGPRPPVFACGTTAPMWLDPAFSILTGPDETPDGLRRNLEDNRKWEVERAPADRYVDEVLQKLGAQVPGGFRLGDTMYSLPDLFLQMGTEEFEFPQHNRRPNLRFVGPILPQSKELVKVPWLDDSRPVIFVTQGTLANFNFDQLVNPALAGLSGEDVQVVVTAGGGPRDTIVATKNAIVEPYLPYELILPKTSVFVTNGGYNGIQQALSYGIPVVTAGATEDKPQVCARVRWSGVGIDLQTGAPTGEQIRHAVLQVLRDSSYRERAKVLGSSISKTNALKAIAEIAERSISENAGQKAGRFSMPVV